Proteins from a genomic interval of Dama dama isolate Ldn47 chromosome 1, ASM3311817v1, whole genome shotgun sequence:
- the LOC133057430 gene encoding olfactory receptor 52M1-like, with the protein MPPLNTSHPSPVTFSLMGIPGLEHLHVWIGIPFCSMYVVAVVGNMTILAVVRAERSLHEPMFLFLCMLSVTDLVLSTSTLPRMLCLFWLGAHDIAFDACLTQMFFIHSFTTMESGFFLTMAIDRYVAICYPLRHTTILTHTRVTIMGIIVVIRGVAFFSPHPILLKQLPYCRTRIIAHTYCEFMAVLKLACVDTGATSRYSLSVASIIGSCDAILTAISYVFILRSVFRLPSREAGFKALGTCGSHVCVILVFYSTTGFSIFTHRFGKNIPAHIHIFIANMYLLVPPFLNPIVYGVRTKKIREHVIKALSVKVA; encoded by the coding sequence ATGCCTCCTCTCAACACTTCTCATCCCTCTCCTGTCACCTTCTCGCTGATGGGCATCCCAGGACTGGAGCACCTGCATGTCTGGATTGGGATTCCCTTCTGCTCCATGTATGTGGTGGCGGTGGTGGGGAATATGACCATTCTAGCTGTGGTGAGGGCAGAGCGAAGCCTCCACGAGCCTATGTTCCTCTTTTTGTGCATGCTCTCAGTCACTGACCTGGTCCTCTCCACGTCTACACTGCCTCGCATGCTCTGTCTCTTCTGGCTTGGAGCCCATGACATTGCCTTTGATGCCTGCCTGACCCAAATGTTCTTCATTCACAGCTTCACTACCATGGAATCAGGGTTTTTCCTGACCATGGCCattgaccgctatgtggccatttgTTACCCACTGCGCCACACCACCATACTGACCCACACTCGCGTCACTATAATGGGTATTATTGTGGTGATTCGGGGAGTTGccttcttttctccacaccccatTCTGCTCAAACAGCTGCCTTACTGCAGAACACGAATCATTGCCCACACCTACTGTGAGTTTATGGCTGTGCTGAAGCTGGCGTGTGTGGACACAGGAGCCACCTCACGTTACAGCCTCAGTGTGGCTTCTATCATTGGCTCATGTGATGCAATTCTTACTGCTATATCCTATGTTTTCATCCTCCGGTCTGTATTCCGCTTGCCATCTCGAGAAGCTGGCTTTAAGGCTTTGGGCACATGTGGATCCCATGTTTGTGTTATTCTTGTCTTTTACTCCACAACTGGTTTTTCCATTTTCACTCACCGTTTTGGGAAAAATATACCTGCACATATCCATATTTTTATTGCAAATATGTATCTTTTGGTACCCCCTTTTCTCAACCCCATTGTGTATGGAGTAAGGACCAAGAAAATACGGGAGCATGTTATTAAGGCTCTAAGTGTAAAAGTTGCTTGA